From one Microbacter margulisiae genomic stretch:
- a CDS encoding glycan-binding surface protein, with the protein MRTLHKKINSFILLCMTFALITLSSCNKDNLALAPVITSIRNYAAAPNDTLVTSIIPGQWIVIQGQNLKNAVAILFDGVPAQFNYELFANDKAVLQIPSSIPFNSVSAADLNTVTYITTAGTTTFKLSVNSLPGTITGNSMSASDVVGDSVYIYGTNLYLIKNVTIAGDTISPFTTAQDGSRIGFKLPAITQPMPWHVRVTAASGIYTYDISIVPIISGVSNANPSEGDSVYVYGANLNGIQSLSFAGASITSFKEAPNGSSVGFVAPSLSQCAPVKIVSTYGTASTVYNVNTQISTDGMLANMEWGNYFGWGWWGGVSLTVNSVANSGGWIAVKSDFDGVLGTDNSMFVSYNTGIMKSGDGTSGDGKYNFPIGANQWVPTANLSDPVGNWAIQFEISVPHPWNGGTLCLVSGFAGNYIARYEPWQISASSTAAFSTRGWRTVTIPLSAFRASDPTLGDGEGASVPSLTDLLGSTGNTSLSIYLHNFSTSPTETGFYAAIDNVRVVKIK; encoded by the coding sequence ATGAGAACATTACATAAAAAGATAAATAGTTTCATCCTTCTTTGCATGACGTTTGCTTTAATCACTTTGTCGTCTTGTAATAAAGACAACCTGGCATTAGCCCCGGTAATTACAAGCATTCGCAATTATGCAGCAGCCCCCAATGATACATTGGTAACAAGTATAATACCCGGACAATGGATTGTCATTCAAGGACAAAATTTAAAAAATGCTGTTGCAATTCTTTTTGACGGAGTGCCTGCACAATTTAATTATGAGCTGTTTGCAAATGACAAGGCTGTACTTCAAATCCCTTCGTCAATACCCTTTAACAGTGTATCTGCAGCCGATCTCAATACTGTAACATATATTACCACAGCCGGTACAACTACTTTTAAATTAAGTGTAAATTCACTTCCGGGTACCATCACCGGCAATTCAATGTCTGCAAGTGATGTAGTAGGTGATTCGGTTTATATTTATGGTACCAATTTGTATTTGATTAAAAACGTAACCATTGCAGGAGATACCATTTCGCCATTTACAACGGCACAAGATGGTAGTCGCATAGGATTCAAGCTTCCGGCTATCACGCAGCCAATGCCCTGGCATGTAAGAGTTACAGCAGCCTCCGGTATTTATACTTATGATATTTCTATAGTACCAATAATTTCAGGCGTTTCTAATGCAAATCCTTCGGAAGGCGATTCAGTATATGTTTATGGAGCGAATTTGAATGGTATTCAAAGTTTAAGTTTTGCCGGCGCAAGTATTACAAGCTTTAAAGAAGCTCCCAATGGTTCTTCTGTTGGGTTTGTGGCACCTTCGCTTTCGCAATGCGCACCAGTTAAAATCGTGAGCACTTATGGCACAGCCTCTACCGTTTACAATGTTAATACTCAAATATCAACTGACGGCATGTTAGCTAATATGGAGTGGGGTAATTATTTTGGTTGGGGATGGTGGGGAGGCGTTTCCCTTACTGTTAATAGTGTCGCAAACAGTGGCGGTTGGATTGCCGTAAAATCTGACTTTGATGGAGTATTGGGGACAGACAACAGTATGTTTGTGTCTTATAATACTGGTATTATGAAAAGTGGTGATGGAACATCGGGTGATGGTAAATATAATTTCCCGATTGGAGCTAATCAATGGGTACCGACAGCTAATCTTTCGGATCCTGTTGGTAACTGGGCAATTCAATTTGAAATAAGTGTTCCTCACCCCTGGAATGGTGGTACTCTTTGTTTGGTAAGTGGTTTTGCCGGTAACTATATAGCTCGTTATGAACCATGGCAAATCTCTGCTTCAAGTACAGCAGCTTTTTCCACCAGGGGTTGGAGAACAGTGACCATTCCTTTGTCTGCATTCCGGGCAAGCGATCCAACACTGGGTGATGGAGAGGGTGCTTCGGTTCCAAGTTTAACGGATTTATTGGGGAGTACCGGTAATACAAGTTTGAGTATTTACCTTCATAATTTCAGTACTTCACCAACTGAAACTGGTTTTTATGCTGCCATTGATAATGTCAGAGTGGTAAAAATTAAATAG